A section of the Centropristis striata isolate RG_2023a ecotype Rhode Island chromosome 7, C.striata_1.0, whole genome shotgun sequence genome encodes:
- the LOC131975145 gene encoding macrophage-expressed gene 1 protein-like codes for MKAAATLLALSLLQACSSVPVSRPTNWLRQCRASTNLSITALEVLPGGGWDNLRNTDMGRVMNLSYFQCQTTEDGLYLIPDEVFVIPHKETSVGTNSEIISSWLEQKSSTSSSINAEVSYFSLLNGKFSEENQRMKTHQVKDSSTTARVQIRNFIYTVKAYPDFTLDSRFAQQAKDIADAIENNQTRNANYLSEKMVLDYGTHVITSVDAGATLMQEDYLNSSYVTDNVSQSSSITAQAGFNFFAKLKFDISIPNTQQSSSLQTYQSNIKYWFIQSHGGTPFYPGIPLQKWQENIRNNLVAIDRSGFPLHNFINTKTFPDLPPPTVGKVALAVSQAAERYYKVNTRPGCVDISSKNFNFQANIDDASCEGPATNLNFGGVYQQCVPLSTDAGPLCEALAQKNPDTGNFTCRSPYSATLLRSEVRQQGYTTYDCYDQPYRCGFLYLSSCNRQVCQDNYHVRSARINTNWCSVNGQAPENSGYLFGGIYSPSLLNPLTNAKRCPANFIPLKFLSDGQVICVSNDYEAGSKYAVPFGGLFSCESSNPLAKDQRRCPSKFSQHLATVSDGCEILYCVQSGLFTGGQLLPIRLPPFTKPPLVSMQATNTVMVMTEGEKSWVRVGQTKAWKLAKPEEIKEIVRELNPELNQMSSDEKAGVAFGVMGMMGLVIVAVVLVVLVLRRRRRLSVFSRAEGFVEMSSEVERNEGGERETQQGEA; via the exons ATGAAGGCAGCAGCGACCCTcctggctctctctctccttcaagCCTGTTCCTCAGTCCCCGTCAGCCGCCCCACCAACTGGCTCAGACAATGTCGAGCCTCCACCAACCTCTCCATCACAGCACTGGAGGTGCTGCCAGGTGGAGGCTGGGACAATCTCAGGAACACGGACATGGGTCGAGTCATGAACCTCAGCTACTTCCAGTGCCAGACCACCGAGGACGGGCTCTACCTCATCCCAGATGAGGTGTTCGTCATCCCCCACAAGGAGACGAGTGTGGGGACCAACTCAGAGATCATCAGCTCCTGGCTGGAGCAGAAAAGCTCAACATCCAGCTCCATAAATGCAGAAGTTTCCTATTTCAGCTTGCTGAATGGCAAATTTTCTGAGGAGAACCAGAGGATGAAAACCCATCAGGTCAAAGATTCTTCAACTACAGCCAGAGTCCAA atTCGTAACTTCATCTACACAGTTAAGGCATATCCGGACTTCACTCTGGACTCACGATTTGCTCAACAAGCCAAAGATATTGCAGATGCAATTGAAAACAACCAAACCAGGAATGCCAACTATCTCTCAGAGAAGATGGTGCTGGACTATGGAACCCATGTTATCACTAGTGTCGACGCTGGAGCCACTTTGATGCAGGAGGACTACCTCAATTCTTCATACGTGACAGACAATGTGTCACAAAGTTCCTCCATCACAGCGCAGGCAGGCTTCAACTTTTTTGCCAAACTCAAGTTTGACATAAGCATTCCAAATACCCAACAGAGCTCATCACTGCAAACCTATCAGTCCAACATTAAGTACTGGTTTATTCAGAGCCATGGCGGCACACCCTTCTATCCTGGCATCCCTCTGCAGAAGTGGCAGGAAAATATCAGGAACAACCTGGTTGCTATTGACCGGTCAGGCTTCCCTCTACATAACTTTATAAACACCAAAACCTTCCCTGATCTGCCACCGCCGACAGTCGGCAAAGTGGCCCTTGCAGTGAGTCAGGCTGCTGAGCGTTACTACAAGGTCAACACGCGGCCTGGATGTGTCGACATCAGCTCCAAGAACTTCAACTTCCAAGCCAACATTGATGATGCATCCTGTGAAGGCCCCGCCACAAACCTCAATTTTGGTGGCGTGTACCAACAGTGTGTTCCTCTCAGCACGGATGCTGGTCCACTATGTGAAGCCCTGGCCCAGAAGAACCCTGATACAGGGAACTTCACATGTCGTTCGCCTTACTCTGCTACTTTACTGAGATCAGAAGTGAGACAGCAGGGTTACACAACCTATGACTGCTATGACCAACCCTACCGGTGTGGATTTTTGTACTTGTCATCTTGCAATCGTCAAGTGTGTCAGGACAACTACCATGTTCGCTCTGCTCGCATCAACACTAACTGGTGCTCCGTAAACGGACAGGCCCCAGAAAACTCAGGGTATCTGTTTGGAGGCATATACAGCCCCTCTCTCCTGAACCCCCTCACCAATGCCAAAAGATGCCCCGCAAACTTCATTCCCTTGAAGTTTCTCTCAGATGGCCAAGTGATCTGTGTGAGTAACGACTATGAAGCTGGCAGCAAATACGCAGTTCCATTCGGAGGCCTCTTCAGTTGTGAGTCAAGCAACCCCTTGGCAAAGGATCAGCGTCGCTGCCCTTCTAAGTTCAGTCAGCACCTCGCCACAGTGAGTGACGGCTGTGAAATCCTTTACTGTGTTCAGTCAGGTCTGTTCACAGGTGGGCAGCTGCTTCCGATCCGTCTGCCTCCTTTCACTAAACCTCCACTTGTCAGCATGCAAGCCACAAACACAGTCATGGTGATGACTGAAGGAGAGAAGAGCTGGGTCAGAGTGGGGCAGACGAAGGCGTGGAAACTGGCCAAACCAGAGGAAATCAAGGAGATTGTACGGGAGCTTAACCCAGAACTGAATCAGATGTCTAGTGATGAAAAGGCAGGGGTAGCCTTTGGGGTGATGGGTATGATGGGGCTGGTGATAGTGGCGGTAGTCCTGGTAGTCCTAGTcctgaggagaaggaggaggctgTCTGTGTTTAGCCGAGCTGAAGGCTTTGTGGAAATGAGTTCAGAGGTCGAGCGTAATGAAGGAggcgagagagagacacagcaaGGAGAGGCCTAG
- the LOC131974887 gene encoding macrophage-expressed gene 1 protein-like: protein MKAAATLLALSLLQACSSVPVSRPTNWLRQCRASTNLSITALEVLPGGGWDNLRNTDMGRVMNLSYFQCQTTEDGLYLIPDEVFVIPHKETGVETNSEIISSWLEQKSSTSSSINADISFLSLLNGKFSQENQRMKTHQVKDSSTTARVQIRNFIYTVKAYPDFTLDARFAQQAKDIADAIENNQTRNANYLSEKMVLDYGTHVITSVDAGATLMQEDYLSSSYVTDNVSQSSSITAQAGLNFFDKLKFDISSQNTQQSSSLQTYQSNIKYSLIQSNGGGTPFYPGITLQKWQENIRNNLVAIDRSGFPLHYFINTNTFPDLPQPTVGKVALAVSQAAERYYKVNTRPGCVDISSKNFNFQANIDDASCEGPATNLSFGGVYQECVPLSTDAGPLCEALAQKNPDTGAFTCRSPYSATLLRSEVRQQGYTTYDCYDQRYRCGFLGLSHCHRQVCQDNYHVRSARINTNWCSVNGQAPENSGYLFGGIYSPSLLNPLTNAKRCPANFIPLKFLSDGQVICVSNDYEAGSKYAVPFGGLFSCESSNPLARDQRRCPSKFSQHLATVSDGCEILYCVQSGLFTGGQLLPIRLPPFTKPPLVSMQATNTVMVMTEGEKSWVRVGQTKAWKLAKPEEIKEIVRELNPELNQMSSGEKAGVAFGVMGMMALVIVAVVLVRRRRRLSVFSRARGYEEIRGEVERNEEGQTETQQGEA, encoded by the exons ATGAAGGCAGCAGCGACCCTcctggctctctctctccttcaagCCTGTTCCTCAGTCCCCGTCAGCCGCCCCACCAACTGGCTCAGACAATGTCGAGCCTCCACCAACCTCTCCATCACAGCACTGGAGGTGCTGCCAGGTGGAGGCTGGGACAATCTCAGGAACACGGACATGGGTCGAGTCATGAACCTCAGCTACTTCCAGTGCCAGACCACCGAGGACGGGCTCTACCTCATCCCAGATGAGGTGTTCGTCATCCCCCACAAGGAGACAGGTGTGGAGACCAACTCAGAGATCATCAGCTCCTGGCTGGAGCAGAAAAGCTCAACATCAAGCTCCATAAATGCAGACATTTCCTTTCTCAGCTTGCTGAATGGCAAGTTTTCTCAAGAGAACCAGAGGATGAAAACCCATCAGGTCAAAGATTCTTCAACTACAGCCAGAGTCCAA ATTCGTAACTTCATCTACACAGTTAAGGCATATCCAGACTTCACTTTGGACGCACGCTTTGCTCAACAAGCCAAAGATATCGCAGATGCAATTGAAAACAACCAAACCAGGAATGCCAACTATCTCTCAGAGAAGATGGTGCTGGACTATGGAACCCATGTTATCACTAGTGTCGACGCTGGAGCCACTTTGATGCAGGAGGACTACCTCAGTTCTTCATACGTGACAGACAATGTGTCACAAAGTTCCTCCATCACAGCGCAGGCAGGCTTAAACTTTTTTGACAAACTCAAGTTTGACATAAGCAGTCAAAATACCCAACAGAGCTCATCACTGCAAACCTATCAGTCCAACATTAAGTACTCGCTTATTCAGAGCAATGGTGGCGGCACACCCTTCTATCCTGGCATCACTCTGCAGAAATGGCAGGAAAATATCAGGAACAACCTGGTTGCTATTGACCGGTCAGGCTTCCCTCTACATTACTTTATAAACACCAACACCTTCCCTGATCTGCCACAGCCGACAGTCGGCAAAGTGGCCCTTGCAGTGAGTCAGGCTGCTGAGCGTTACTACAAGGTCAACACGCGGCCTGGATGTGTCGACATCAGCTCCAAGAACTTCAACTTCCAAGCCAACATTGATGATGCATCCTGTGAAGGCCCCGCCACAAACCTCAGTTTTGGTGGCGTGTACCAAGAGTGTGTTCCTCTCAGCACGGATGCTGGTCCACTATGTGAAGCGCTGGCCCAGAAGAACCCTGATACAGGGGCTTTCACATGTCGTTCGCCTTACTCTGCTACTTTACTGAGATCAGAAGTGAGACAGCAGGGTTACACAACCTATGACTGCTATGACCAACGCTACCGGTGTGGATTTTTGGGCCTATCACATTGCCATCGCCAAGTGTGTCAGGACAACTACCATGTTCGCTCTGCTCGCATCAACACCAACTGGTGCTCCGTAAACGGACAGGCCCCAGAAAACTCAGGGTATCTGTTTGGAGGCATATACAGCCCCTCTCTCCTGAACCCCCTCACCAATGCCAAAAGATGCCCCGCAAACTTCATTCCCTTGAAGTTTCTCTCAGATGGCCAAGTGATCTGTGTGAGTAACGACTATGAAGCTGGCAGCAAATACGCAGTTCCATTCGGAGGCCTCTTCAGTTGTGAGTCAAGCAACCCCTTGGCAAGGGATCAGCGTCGCTGCCCTTCTAAGTTCAGTCAGCACCTCGCCACAGTGAGTGACGGCTGTGAAATCCTTTACTGTGTTCAGTCAGGTCTGTTCACAGGTGGGCAGCTGCTTCCGATCCGTCTGCCTCCTTTCACTAAACCTCCACTTGTCAGCATGCAAGCCACAAACACAGTCATGGTGATGACTGAAGGAGAGAAGAGCTGGGTCAGAGTGGGGCAGACGAAGGCGTGGAAACTGGCCAAACCAGAGGAAATCAAGGAGATTGTACGGGAGCTTAACCCAGAACTGAATCAGATGTCTAGTGGTGAAAAGGCAGGGGTAGCCTTTGGGGTGATGGGTATGATGGCGCTGGTGATAGTGGCGGTAGTCCTggtgaggagaaggaggaggctgTCTGTGTTTAGCCGAGCTCGAGGCTATGAGGAAATACGTGGAGAGGTCGAGCGTAACGAAGAAGGACAGACCGAGACACAGCAAGGAGAGGCCTAG
- the LOC131975036 gene encoding protamine-like protein has protein sequence MSSAAAASSPNRRATNQKKKPGPTVADRILKALAASTERGGMSLAAIKKVLTAGGYDVVKNKARIRLALRRLVASKRVVQIKGKYKLNKKSPTPPKKKLVKKKKSKVKKAETKKSAQSPKRKRSPRKSSSKPKKSKAAKKPLKSPDTCKGRRLTKNRAAAKK, from the coding sequence ATGTCTTCTGCTGCGGCTGCTTCGTCTCCCAATAGGAGAGCCACGAATCAGAAGAAGAAGCCGGGTCCCACCGTGGCAGACCGGATCCTGAAGGCCTTGGCCGCGTCCACAGAGCGCGGTGGCATGTCCCTGGCTGCCATCAAAAAGGTTTTGACGGCTGGAGGATACGACGTGGTGAAGAACAAAGCCAGAATCCGCTTGGCCCTCAGGCGATTGGTGGCCAGCAAACGTGTGGTCCAAATCAAGGGCAAATACAAGCTGAACAAGAAATCCCCCACACCTCCGAAGAAGAAgttggtgaagaagaagaaatcaaaGGTGAAAAAGGCCGAAACCAAGAAGTCAGCTCAGTCGCCTAAAAGGAAGAGGAGTCCTAGGAAGAGTTCTAGCAAACCAAAGAAGTCCAAAGCTGCCAAGAAGCCTCTCAAGAGTCCCGACACCTGCAAGGGACGCAGGCTCACCAAGAACAGGGCTGCTGCCAAGAAGTGA